From a region of the Fischerella sp. JS2 genome:
- a CDS encoding IS1 family transposase (programmed frameshift), producing MECPRCGSCHNRKNGKKRGKQNHICCDCGRQFIDVYKPPRGYSDEIKQECLKMYVNGMGFRGIERVKNVHHTTIIHWVKRVGTQLADTPNSKEIPQVGELDELETFIGFKKNKIWLWTAVNHFTQGILAWVLGDRSSTTFQQLWNIVQCWQSYFYVTDGYPVYPCFVPDGDQIVSKTYMTRVENENTRLRHYLARLHRKTLCYSKTEEMLRYSVRLLLHYLKYRSVPLPA from the exons ATGGAATGTCCACGCTGTGGATCTTGTCATAACCGTAAGAATGGAAAGAAAAGAGGTAAACAGAATCACATTTGCTGTGATTGTGGTCGTCAATTCATTGATGTCTATAAACCACCCAGGGGCTACTCGGATGAAATCAAACAAGAATGCCTAAAAATGTACGTCAATGGTATGGGATTTCGTGGAATTGAAAGGGTGAAAAACGTTCATCATACTACCATTATTCATTGGGTTAAACGAGTGGGTACACAATTGGCGGATACACCAAATTCAAAGGAAATTCCGCAGGTGGGAGAACTAGATGAATTAGAAACATTTATTGGTT TCAAAAAAAATAAAATCTGGTTGTGGACGGCGGTAAATCACTTTACTCAAGGTATTCTTGCTTGGGTTTTAGGTGATCGTAGTTCGACTACTTTCCAACAGTTATGGAACATTGTCCAGTGTTGGCAGAGTTATTTTTACGTCACAGATGGATACCCTGTTTACCCTTGTTTTGTTCCTGATGGTGACCAAATTGTGAGTAAGACCTACATGACACGAGTCGAAAATGAAAACACAAGGCTTAGACATTATTTGGCTCGTCTTCATCGTAAAACTTTATGTTATTCCAAAACCGAGGAAATGCTGAGATACTCTGTTCGATTGTTATTGCACTACCTCAAATATCGTTCTGTTCCCTTACCTGCCTAA
- the shc gene encoding squalene--hopene cyclase: MQTQDRVTASKLPDAIAASQNYLLSIQNPQGYWWAELESNVTITAEVVLLHKIWGTDKSRPLQKVEAYLRSRQREHGGWELFYGDGGELSTSVEAYMALRLLGVLPTDPAMLKARRFILERGGISRTRIFTKLHLALIGCYSWQGIPSLPPWVMLLPENFFFNIYEMSSWARSSTVPLLIVCDRKPVFAIDPAINLNELYAEGIEQVKYELPRSGNWTDIFLTLDSSFKLAENLNLVPFRTEGIKAAEKWILERQEATGDWGGIIPAMLNSLLALRCLDYDAADPIVERGLQAVDNFAIETADTYRVQPCVSPVWDTAWAIRALIDSGLTSDHPAVVQAAEWLLNKQILHYGDWAVKNRQGKPGAWAFEFDNRFYPDVDDTAVVVMALDQVQLPNEKLKHQAMRRAVDWIASMQCKAGGWAAFDLDNDHDWLNLIPYGDLKAMIDPNTADVTARVLEMLGSCHLSIDRYNQQRAIQYLLNEQEPEGCWFGRWGVNYIYGTSGVLAALSLVAPQTHRYNIEQGAAWLMNCQNSDGGWGETCRSYDDPSLKGKGRSTASQTAWALIGLMAAGRASGNFAKPAIERGIDYLLVTQLPNGTWNEADFTGTGFPSHFYLKYHLYQQYFPLIALSQYQKLFA; encoded by the coding sequence ATGCAAACTCAAGACAGAGTGACCGCATCAAAACTCCCAGATGCGATCGCTGCTAGCCAGAACTACTTGCTTTCAATTCAAAATCCCCAAGGTTATTGGTGGGCTGAGTTAGAATCCAACGTCACTATCACTGCTGAGGTTGTCCTACTGCATAAAATTTGGGGAACGGATAAATCTAGACCCCTACAGAAAGTAGAGGCATATCTGCGTTCTCGACAAAGAGAACATGGAGGTTGGGAGCTTTTTTATGGTGATGGTGGAGAACTTAGTACTTCCGTGGAAGCGTACATGGCGTTGAGGCTTTTGGGTGTACTCCCAACTGACCCCGCCATGCTCAAAGCAAGAAGATTTATTTTAGAGCGAGGCGGTATCAGTCGGACTCGCATTTTTACAAAATTACACCTAGCACTCATCGGTTGCTATAGCTGGCAGGGTATTCCTTCGCTACCACCCTGGGTAATGTTGCTGCCGGAGAACTTTTTCTTTAACATCTACGAAATGTCCAGCTGGGCTAGGTCAAGTACCGTGCCATTGTTGATAGTATGCGATCGCAAACCAGTTTTTGCCATCGATCCAGCCATCAACTTGAACGAACTGTATGCAGAAGGCATAGAACAAGTCAAGTATGAATTACCCCGTAGCGGTAACTGGACAGATATATTTCTTACCCTCGACTCTAGTTTCAAATTGGCTGAAAACCTGAATTTAGTCCCTTTTCGTACAGAAGGTATCAAAGCCGCCGAGAAATGGATATTAGAACGGCAAGAAGCAACAGGAGACTGGGGCGGTATTATTCCTGCTATGCTCAATTCGCTACTGGCTTTACGCTGTTTGGATTACGACGCCGCCGATCCAATTGTCGAACGAGGACTGCAAGCCGTCGATAACTTTGCCATTGAAACAGCAGATACCTACCGAGTTCAACCCTGTGTTTCCCCAGTTTGGGATACAGCTTGGGCAATTAGAGCGCTTATTGATTCTGGTTTAACATCCGACCATCCTGCTGTAGTACAGGCAGCCGAATGGTTGTTAAATAAGCAAATTCTCCATTACGGCGATTGGGCAGTCAAAAATCGGCAAGGTAAACCGGGTGCATGGGCATTTGAATTTGACAATCGTTTTTATCCTGATGTAGATGATACTGCTGTTGTAGTGATGGCACTAGATCAAGTCCAGCTTCCCAATGAAAAGTTGAAACATCAAGCTATGCGCCGTGCTGTTGACTGGATTGCTTCTATGCAGTGTAAAGCAGGTGGTTGGGCTGCTTTTGATTTAGACAATGATCACGATTGGCTGAATCTCATCCCCTATGGTGATCTCAAAGCTATGATTGACCCTAACACAGCTGATGTTACTGCCAGAGTGCTAGAAATGTTAGGTAGTTGCCATCTATCAATTGATAGGTATAACCAACAGCGAGCGATTCAATATCTATTAAATGAGCAAGAACCTGAAGGTTGTTGGTTTGGTCGTTGGGGAGTCAATTACATCTACGGGACAAGTGGTGTATTGGCTGCTTTATCTCTAGTTGCTCCTCAAACTCATCGCTACAACATAGAACAGGGTGCTGCTTGGTTAATGAACTGTCAAAACTCAGATGGCGGTTGGGGTGAGACCTGTCGTAGTTATGATGATCCCAGCCTGAAAGGGAAAGGACGTAGTACTGCGTCTCAGACAGCTTGGGCTTTAATCGGACTAATGGCAGCAGGTAGAGCAAGTGGCAACTTTGCCAAACCAGCAATTGAGCGGGGAATTGATTACTTACTAGTAACTCAACTGCCAAATGGTACTTGGAATGAAGCTGATTTTACAGGTACTGGCTTTCCTAGCCATTTTTATCTGAAGTATCACCTCTATCAACAATACTTTCCTTTAATCGCTCTGAGTCAATATCAAAAATTGTTTGCTTGA
- a CDS encoding cobalt-precorrin-6A reductase has protein sequence MKRLLILGGTGDATELASKASMIKQIEVITSLAGRTRNPLVPTRMVRFGGFGGEAGLVAYLRDAKIDLLIDATHPFAAQISWNAATAAASCNIPYLMFIRPAWKRVSGDEWIEVDSVEVAASVLPEFAKRVFLTIGRQQLAAFASLDSIWFLMRLIDPPAPDALVPSGMILCDRGPFALENERRLLIKHQIDTLVSKNSGGDATYAKIIAARELGVKVVMVKRPPTPPGEKVSDVESTMQWLINQL, from the coding sequence ATGAAACGTCTTCTTATTCTTGGTGGAACAGGTGATGCTACTGAGTTAGCGTCTAAAGCCTCGATGATTAAGCAAATAGAAGTGATCACATCTTTAGCAGGTCGCACTCGTAATCCATTAGTACCTACAAGAATGGTGCGATTTGGTGGTTTTGGTGGCGAAGCGGGTTTAGTTGCATATTTGCGTGACGCAAAAATAGATTTGCTAATTGATGCTACTCATCCCTTTGCAGCACAGATTTCTTGGAATGCGGCGACTGCTGCTGCAAGCTGTAATATCCCTTATTTAATGTTTATTCGTCCAGCGTGGAAACGTGTTTCTGGGGATGAGTGGATAGAGGTTGATAGTGTGGAAGTTGCTGCTAGTGTGTTACCTGAATTTGCCAAACGGGTATTCTTGACTATTGGTAGACAGCAACTTGCTGCTTTTGCTAGCTTGGACAGTATTTGGTTTTTGATGCGGTTGATTGATCCACCTGCGCCTGATGCATTAGTACCATCAGGAATGATATTGTGCGATCGCGGCCCTTTTGCTTTAGAAAATGAACGTCGGTTGTTAATCAAACATCAGATTGATACTTTGGTAAGTAAGAATAGCGGTGGCGATGCTACTTATGCCAAAATCATTGCGGCGCGGGAGTTGGGGGTAAAGGTGGTAATGGTGAAGCGTCCACCCACTCCACCAGGAGAAAAAGTCAGCGATGTGGAAAGTACGATGCAGTGGTTAATTAATCAGTTGTGA
- a CDS encoding TspO/MBR family protein produces MIKSWMVIGGVAFLVALCANFITPSDRKWFKRLQRPRWLTFEAAIPVIWTVVFICGAWSAYIVWEKNPGTTTTWLLMGLYLLLEIVTIAYNPVMLRTRHLRVGTILGGTGVVIGVILAIAVYPISGWATLLLIPYLLWSPIGTYTTKVMERLNPQDV; encoded by the coding sequence ATGATTAAATCTTGGATGGTAATTGGTGGGGTTGCTTTTTTAGTTGCTTTATGTGCTAACTTCATCACTCCTAGCGATCGCAAATGGTTTAAACGTCTACAAAGACCAAGATGGCTCACATTTGAAGCAGCGATTCCTGTAATTTGGACTGTGGTATTTATTTGTGGCGCTTGGTCTGCTTATATTGTTTGGGAAAAAAACCCAGGGACAACTACAACCTGGTTATTAATGGGGTTATATCTGCTTTTAGAAATTGTTACTATTGCCTACAATCCTGTAATGCTTAGGACTCGCCATTTGAGAGTAGGTACAATTCTAGGAGGAACGGGTGTTGTAATCGGGGTGATATTAGCGATCGCAGTTTATCCCATTTCTGGTTGGGCAACACTGTTACTTATACCTTATTTATTGTGGAGTCCTATCGGTACATATACAACTAAAGTTATGGAACGCCTCAATCCTCAAGATGTTTAA
- a CDS encoding M15 family metallopeptidase encodes MRPYHQVPIQECGEPLIAIPLTMFAVESPHPYEKLGAPYGEHSPYFLRQSVVESLITAQNHLQLLHPDWRIQIFDAYRPVAVQQFMVNYSFAEAVRNRGLVEANLSVTQRQEIWQEVYQIWAEPSLDINTPPPHSTGAAVDVTLLDENGAIVDMGSPIDEMSERSLPDYYANSKQKVAQQYHANRLLLRDVMEKADFKRNPREWWHFSIGDQMWAWLHNQANPSQNLFARYGRLI; translated from the coding sequence ATGAGACCTTATCATCAAGTTCCCATTCAAGAGTGTGGCGAACCGCTAATAGCTATTCCTTTGACAATGTTTGCAGTAGAGTCTCCTCATCCTTATGAAAAATTAGGTGCGCCTTATGGGGAACATTCTCCCTATTTTTTGCGCCAAAGTGTTGTTGAAAGCTTGATCACAGCCCAAAATCACTTACAGTTGCTGCATCCCGACTGGCGGATTCAAATTTTTGATGCTTATCGTCCCGTTGCTGTGCAACAGTTTATGGTAAATTACAGTTTTGCCGAAGCGGTAAGGAATAGAGGACTTGTTGAGGCAAATTTATCAGTAACTCAACGTCAAGAAATTTGGCAAGAAGTTTATCAAATCTGGGCTGAACCTAGTTTAGATATAAACACACCACCGCCTCATAGTACTGGTGCTGCTGTGGATGTAACGCTACTAGATGAAAACGGCGCAATTGTGGATATGGGTTCGCCGATAGATGAAATGTCAGAGCGATCGCTTCCTGATTATTATGCCAATAGTAAACAAAAAGTAGCACAACAATATCATGCTAACCGTCTGCTACTGCGAGATGTGATGGAGAAAGCCGATTTTAAACGCAACCCCCGCGAGTGGTGGCATTTTTCCATTGGTGATCAGATGTGGGCTTGGTTGCATAATCAAGCCAATCCGAGTCAAAATCTATTTGCACGTTACGGTAGGCTAATTTAG
- a CDS encoding TspO/MBR family protein, translated as MIQSWMVIGAVTFLVAVGSFFITPRDVKWFAQLSRPRWLVFEPLIPFIWTAIFICGAASANIIWQKNPGSLITWLLMGCYLLLEIITVTYIPLMLRFRSLRIGEMIGSVGLVLGIVLALSVLPISRLASLLLVPYLVWSPVGTYTTEELIQLNPEDA; from the coding sequence ATGATTCAATCTTGGATGGTAATTGGGGCTGTAACTTTTTTAGTTGCAGTTGGTAGTTTTTTTATTACACCACGTGATGTGAAATGGTTTGCCCAACTAAGTCGCCCGCGTTGGCTAGTATTTGAGCCGCTAATACCTTTTATTTGGACTGCAATTTTTATTTGCGGTGCTGCTTCTGCTAATATTATTTGGCAAAAAAATCCAGGCAGTTTAATAACTTGGTTGCTAATGGGTTGCTATCTGTTGCTGGAAATTATTACTGTCACCTATATACCCTTAATGTTGAGGTTTCGCAGCCTCAGAATCGGAGAAATGATTGGTTCTGTTGGTCTTGTTTTAGGTATAGTGCTAGCGTTATCTGTTTTGCCTATTTCTCGACTAGCTAGCTTATTGTTGGTTCCTTATTTGGTTTGGAGTCCAGTCGGAACCTATACGACTGAGGAGTTAATTCAGCTAAATCCCGAAGATGCGTAG
- a CDS encoding Rho termination factor N-terminal domain-containing protein: protein MIVKETGEDQYEVIGNSFVYAIAEEASLEKVWCVVTDSSEKTIELTRILTGDLIPKVNLSTASRDEIHAALQYLIEKPNSELAGVKLAITTNRLEEAQRQDWKNFEPITKLKCGITKGKKLDALKEVFYLTPQSTPEVVTPKAASEVNLNTLTLTQLKDMAKKQGIPGFARKKKQELVALLSTS, encoded by the coding sequence GTGATTGTTAAAGAAACAGGTGAAGACCAGTATGAAGTCATTGGTAATTCATTTGTTTATGCCATCGCTGAGGAAGCTAGTTTAGAAAAGGTATGGTGCGTTGTCACAGATTCCAGTGAGAAAACAATTGAGTTAACTAGGATTCTAACTGGTGATTTAATACCTAAAGTTAACTTGTCAACTGCAAGCAGGGACGAAATCCACGCGGCTTTGCAATACCTTATTGAAAAACCCAATAGTGAATTAGCAGGGGTAAAATTGGCGATCACGACCAATCGCCTTGAGGAAGCTCAACGCCAAGATTGGAAAAACTTTGAGCCGATCACAAAATTAAAATGCGGCATAACTAAAGGAAAGAAACTGGATGCGCTTAAAGAAGTCTTTTATCTCACTCCTCAATCGACACCAGAAGTTGTAACACCAAAAGCAGCTAGTGAGGTCAATTTAAATACTTTGACACTTACCCAACTTAAGGATATGGCAAAAAAGCAAGGAATTCCTGGATTTGCTAGGAAGAAAAAACAAGAGTTAGTTGCTTTGCTATCGACAAGTTAA
- a CDS encoding AAA family ATPase — protein sequence MDYSPIKQALINVPENAQESTVCSIFISELLKTLGFDVMETVWQFNTGNGGNTVDYAVRKNSDGDSFIITQSNPYLLLEAKGRNINLSSNSAHYKSAVFQIKRYLLAPNCKSAQWGIITNANHIQLFRKHGKVVHPALPCLEVTPDNLDKVVSTIKHKIDCPQKALTVAIYNNKGGVGKTITTVNLAAILAMLGKRSLIVDFDPNQQDLTNSLGLKSKEDSLFAWLINKSSPAPDGLVNPCKVSPKTGTVWQFDIIASDEKLQNLPEDKLLQHINHGRLRQALEPFKFEYDYILIDSPPNWRFFSKSAVYAADVVLIPTKHNNIFSLENAATAIRRFVPQIQNERKDGGPIALPIFYNGKSITEAARLNAEQAIDKIIGTAKKDKVHPFDLTPYFYPRSTPANIDRHIFSIPSYAHIAGAAFDRIPAAYKKKGVA from the coding sequence ATGGATTATTCCCCAATAAAACAAGCACTAATAAACGTTCCAGAGAATGCACAAGAATCAACAGTCTGTAGCATATTTATCTCAGAGCTACTAAAAACTTTGGGTTTTGATGTAATGGAAACTGTTTGGCAGTTTAATACTGGGAACGGTGGAAATACTGTTGATTACGCTGTTCGCAAGAACTCAGATGGCGATAGCTTCATCATAACCCAATCCAACCCCTACCTATTGTTGGAAGCAAAAGGCAGGAATATAAACCTTAGCTCAAATTCGGCACATTACAAGTCAGCTGTTTTCCAGATAAAACGTTATCTACTTGCCCCTAACTGCAAATCAGCTCAATGGGGAATTATTACCAACGCCAACCATATTCAGTTGTTTAGAAAACATGGCAAGGTTGTCCACCCTGCGCTTCCTTGTTTGGAAGTTACTCCAGACAACCTAGATAAAGTTGTCTCAACAATCAAGCACAAGATTGATTGTCCACAAAAAGCGTTAACTGTGGCAATCTATAATAACAAAGGCGGAGTAGGAAAAACTATTACTACAGTCAACTTAGCAGCAATTTTGGCAATGTTAGGAAAGCGATCGCTCATTGTTGACTTTGATCCTAATCAGCAAGACCTAACTAACTCACTTGGTTTGAAATCAAAAGAAGATAGCTTATTTGCTTGGTTGATAAATAAAAGTAGTCCCGCACCTGATGGATTAGTAAATCCATGTAAAGTTTCTCCAAAAACAGGTACAGTATGGCAGTTTGACATTATTGCTAGTGATGAAAAACTTCAAAATTTGCCAGAAGACAAGCTGCTTCAACATATAAATCATGGCAGACTACGACAAGCCTTAGAACCATTCAAATTTGAATACGACTATATTTTGATTGACTCTCCGCCCAATTGGAGATTTTTTAGTAAAAGTGCGGTTTATGCAGCAGATGTAGTTTTGATTCCCACAAAACATAACAACATCTTTTCTTTGGAAAATGCTGCGACTGCCATTAGACGTTTTGTCCCCCAAATTCAAAACGAGAGGAAAGACGGAGGGCCGATTGCTCTACCCATCTTTTACAATGGTAAGTCTATTACAGAAGCAGCAAGACTCAACGCAGAACAGGCAATAGACAAAATCATTGGAACAGCCAAAAAAGATAAAGTTCATCCTTTTGATCTCACACCATACTTTTATCCCAGATCCACTCCAGCAAACATAGACCGCCACATTTTTTCCATACCAAGTTACGCACACATTGCAGGTGCTGCCTTTGATCGTATACCTGCTGCTTATAAAAAAAAGGGCGTTGCATAA
- a CDS encoding glycoside hydrolase family 10 protein, with protein MVSTSTRFSDIQNHWARAFIEALAQRKILNGYPNGTFRPDNSVTRAEFAAIIATVFNQPAKREYVPFTDVPANHWAANAIKKAYEIGFLSGYPDRSFRPNNRIARGDVLVSLVSGLGLATSIKPDLLPTLPFIYNDAASIPEYAKNAVAIATRAGIVANFPNVKILNPNVAATRGDVAAIVYQALVYQGNAEKIASSYIVVAPEPGNIPTPAAIVSHKREFRGAWVACVWNSDWPSKPGLSVAQQKSELIKIIEKLDALNFNALILQVRPEGDAVYASQLEPWSAWLTGTQGKAPDPFYDPLEFAIAECHKRNIELHAWFNPYRASTSTNPAKNVRPHLAVTNPECVYLWKTQRWMDPGVKIVQDRAYNVIMDVVKRYDVDGIHLDDYFYPYPVEGQSFPDDKTYAAYKAVGGTLSLADWRRDNVNKMVQRLWQGIKATKPYVKFGISPFGIYRPGQPPGITGLDAYNVLYADSKKWLEQGWIDYIAPQLYWRTDQTQQSYSALLKWWTQINTKQRHVYAGNNLTEPNNKSRESGEIEKQVKISRSQAEQLSLGNIFFNVGVLMENSQGIADKLQLLYNKPALPPTLSWQNTIPPTPPTALQVSNRKLTWKPGDNSQIRSWTVYRYSGDTWTLQRVLPASTTFATVEPGTYAICAVDRLANESAGAVIGVS; from the coding sequence ATGGTATCTACTTCTACTCGCTTTTCGGATATTCAAAATCACTGGGCCCGCGCTTTTATTGAAGCTTTAGCCCAACGTAAAATTTTAAATGGGTATCCAAATGGCACGTTTCGTCCCGATAACTCAGTAACTCGTGCGGAGTTTGCTGCGATAATTGCCACAGTTTTTAACCAACCTGCCAAGCGGGAGTATGTGCCGTTTACTGATGTTCCTGCTAACCACTGGGCAGCAAATGCTATTAAAAAAGCTTACGAAATAGGATTTCTATCTGGCTATCCTGATCGCAGCTTTCGTCCTAATAATAGAATTGCTAGAGGCGATGTTTTGGTATCTTTAGTCAGTGGTTTAGGTCTAGCTACCAGTATTAAACCTGACTTGTTACCCACACTTCCCTTTATCTATAACGATGCAGCTAGTATTCCTGAATACGCCAAAAATGCAGTAGCAATAGCCACTCGTGCTGGTATAGTCGCTAATTTTCCTAACGTAAAAATACTTAACCCGAATGTAGCAGCAACCCGAGGTGATGTGGCAGCGATTGTATATCAAGCCCTAGTATATCAGGGTAACGCTGAAAAAATAGCCTCCAGCTATATTGTTGTTGCCCCAGAACCAGGAAATATACCGACCCCTGCTGCAATTGTCAGCCACAAACGAGAGTTCCGGGGGGCTTGGGTAGCTTGTGTGTGGAATAGTGACTGGCCTTCTAAACCAGGACTGAGTGTTGCCCAGCAAAAATCTGAGTTAATCAAGATTATTGAAAAATTAGATGCTCTCAATTTCAACGCCTTAATACTTCAGGTACGACCCGAGGGAGATGCAGTGTATGCTTCCCAACTAGAACCCTGGAGTGCTTGGTTAACAGGAACTCAGGGGAAAGCGCCAGATCCATTTTATGACCCTTTGGAGTTTGCGATCGCTGAATGTCACAAGCGCAATATTGAACTTCATGCTTGGTTTAACCCTTACCGGGCTAGTACTTCCACTAATCCAGCTAAAAATGTTCGCCCCCACCTCGCAGTTACCAATCCAGAATGCGTCTACCTGTGGAAAACTCAACGCTGGATGGACCCAGGAGTGAAAATAGTCCAGGATCGGGCTTACAACGTGATCATGGATGTGGTGAAACGCTACGATGTTGACGGCATTCACTTAGACGACTATTTCTATCCCTATCCCGTAGAGGGTCAATCTTTTCCCGATGACAAAACCTACGCTGCATATAAAGCAGTTGGTGGTACACTCAGTCTTGCTGATTGGCGCAGAGACAATGTTAACAAAATGGTACAGCGCCTTTGGCAAGGGATCAAAGCCACCAAACCCTACGTCAAATTTGGCATTAGTCCCTTTGGTATCTATCGCCCCGGACAGCCCCCAGGTATTACCGGATTAGATGCTTATAATGTCCTGTATGCCGACTCTAAAAAATGGCTAGAACAAGGTTGGATTGATTATATTGCTCCCCAGCTTTACTGGCGCACCGACCAAACCCAACAAAGTTATTCCGCCTTATTGAAGTGGTGGACACAGATTAACACTAAGCAAAGACACGTTTATGCAGGTAACAATCTCACAGAACCAAATAACAAGAGTCGCGAAAGTGGCGAAATTGAAAAGCAGGTAAAAATTAGTCGCAGCCAAGCTGAACAGTTGTCCTTGGGGAACATCTTCTTTAACGTGGGTGTTTTAATGGAAAATAGTCAGGGCATCGCTGATAAATTGCAACTGCTTTACAACAAACCTGCCTTACCTCCGACTTTATCTTGGCAGAATACCATACCACCAACACCCCCCACAGCGCTACAAGTTAGCAACCGTAAATTGACTTGGAAACCAGGTGATAACAGTCAGATTCGTTCTTGGACAGTTTACAGGTATAGTGGTGATACTTGGACATTGCAGCGAGTTTTGCCTGCTAGCACCACCTTTGCTACCGTTGAACCAGGAACCTATGCTATATGTGCAGTAGATCGGCTGGCAAATGAAAGTGCAGGAGCTGTAATAGGAGTTAGTTAA
- a CDS encoding NupC/NupG family nucleoside CNT transporter has product MERVISALGLIVFLGISYALSVQSRAVRWRTVAWGLGLEFIVALLILKTPSGLTVFKSLGDVVSNFLAFSDVGAKFVFGDNYKEHLFAFQVLPTIIFFSAFISVLYHYGILQWVVNALAWVMMKTMKTSGAESLSTAGNIFLGPTESPLMVKPYVETMTQSELFAVMTGGFATVAGGVLGAYLSFGIPAEHLIAAFFMTAPTALVVAKLLYPETEVPDTVGKVQMNVKTNYVNAIDAATTGALDGVKLAVNVGVMIIAFLGLLAVVNALLGWIGGLIGLRQLSLEWILSLVMAPVAWLMGVPWSDCGKIGALLGKKTILNEFIAYLDLKTLIEKQEISQRSIIIATYALCNFANIGSIGITIGGITGIAPQRQHDLARMGVRSMIGGLLAGFITACIAGMLI; this is encoded by the coding sequence ATGGAGCGTGTTATTTCAGCCCTGGGGTTAATAGTTTTCCTTGGCATTTCCTACGCTTTATCTGTGCAAAGTCGTGCAGTACGTTGGCGAACGGTGGCGTGGGGATTAGGTTTAGAATTTATTGTGGCGCTGCTGATTCTCAAAACTCCTAGCGGGTTAACAGTTTTTAAGTCTTTAGGTGATGTCGTTAGTAATTTTTTAGCCTTTTCTGACGTGGGTGCTAAATTTGTTTTTGGAGACAATTACAAAGAGCATTTGTTTGCTTTCCAAGTTTTACCCACCATTATCTTTTTCTCTGCATTTATCAGTGTGTTGTATCACTACGGCATTTTACAGTGGGTAGTGAACGCTTTGGCGTGGGTAATGATGAAGACGATGAAAACTTCAGGGGCTGAGTCCTTATCAACTGCTGGTAATATTTTTCTGGGTCCGACTGAATCACCATTGATGGTGAAGCCTTATGTAGAGACAATGACGCAATCAGAACTATTTGCGGTAATGACAGGAGGTTTTGCTACAGTAGCAGGTGGAGTGCTGGGAGCATACCTGTCATTTGGTATACCAGCAGAACATCTAATTGCTGCTTTTTTCATGACTGCTCCTACGGCGTTAGTGGTAGCAAAATTACTTTATCCAGAAACAGAAGTACCTGACACAGTGGGTAAAGTTCAGATGAATGTCAAGACTAATTATGTCAATGCTATTGATGCTGCGACCACCGGAGCCCTGGATGGTGTAAAGTTAGCTGTAAATGTAGGAGTAATGATTATTGCCTTTTTGGGTTTGTTAGCAGTGGTAAATGCCCTGCTGGGATGGATTGGGGGATTAATAGGTTTACGCCAACTCTCATTAGAGTGGATCTTGTCTTTGGTTATGGCTCCTGTAGCCTGGTTGATGGGCGTACCTTGGAGCGATTGCGGTAAAATCGGAGCTTTGTTAGGTAAAAAGACAATCTTAAATGAGTTTATTGCTTACTTGGATTTGAAAACACTTATTGAGAAGCAAGAAATATCTCAACGCTCTATAATTATTGCTACCTATGCATTATGTAATTTTGCTAATATCGGTTCAATTGGTATTACTATTGGCGGCATTACTGGTATTGCACCCCAGCGACAACATGATTTAGCTCGTATGGGTGTCAGGTCAATGATTGGCGGATTACTTGCTGGTTTTATTACTGCTTGTATAGCTGGAATGTTAATTTGA
- a CDS encoding DoxX family protein: MSLLPNLEHRRKEILRGVLAVCIIIVGITHFIRPEQYARIVPPPFPPFASVYISGFFEILGGIGLMIPFVSVAAAWGLIALFIAVFPANIYMTLHNIKVEGIPHNQLLYIVRLPFQAVLIAWAYWYTRNPETQLGASKVTKKLEDSSLV, from the coding sequence ATGTCTTTATTGCCTAATTTAGAGCATCGTCGTAAAGAAATTCTCCGTGGAGTTCTTGCTGTTTGTATTATCATTGTTGGTATTACCCATTTTATTAGACCGGAGCAATATGCCCGCATTGTTCCACCACCATTTCCACCTTTTGCATCGGTTTATATTAGTGGTTTTTTTGAAATTTTAGGTGGTATTGGTTTAATGATTCCATTTGTGAGTGTCGCCGCAGCATGGGGATTAATAGCTCTCTTTATTGCTGTATTTCCTGCCAATATTTATATGACTTTGCACAATATTAAAGTTGAGGGAATTCCTCATAATCAACTACTTTATATAGTAAGGCTACCTTTTCAAGCAGTTTTAATTGCCTGGGCATATTGGTACACTCGCAACCCAGAAACACAATTAGGAGCATCGAAAGTTACTAAAAAATTAGAGGATTCTTCTTTGGTTTAG